From Moraxella sp. K1664, one genomic window encodes:
- a CDS encoding FAD-dependent oxidoreductase, producing the protein MIQTKNLIIGFGKAGKTLAGLFDKHGQSTILVEQSEKMYGGTCINVGCIPSKKLIHEAKTDGFDEAMQNKDALISTLREANFNKINDLSNVRVITAQASFVDDNTVTLSTGETVRAERIFINTGATPIMPNVAGVDGEHIYDSTGLLNLGDTQKTTPKRLVIVGAGFIALEFAFMYHAFGSQVSIVERSEEFLANVDDDVREIVLDLLDERGIELHLGQDVQEFRHQDTHTQVITDKLTLDADAVLIAIGRQPNTNSLNLQNTSVQLDERGYVVCDDKLKATNNIWAMGDVAGSPQFTYISLDDYRIVADDLFGSGTRQRADRNIFPTSVFITPPLSQIGMSEKQAQASGKNYQVATLAAQNIVKAKMTGNTKGLLKAVVDKDTNEILGVTLFCDDSHEIINLFKLAMDNGVKADYFKGQIFTHPTMSESLNDLFAQF; encoded by the coding sequence ATGATACAAACCAAAAACTTAATCATAGGCTTTGGTAAAGCAGGCAAAACATTGGCAGGACTGTTTGATAAACATGGTCAGAGTACCATTTTGGTTGAGCAATCGGAAAAAATGTATGGTGGAACGTGTATTAACGTGGGCTGTATTCCCTCAAAAAAACTGATTCATGAAGCCAAAACGGATGGTTTTGATGAAGCCATGCAAAACAAAGATGCCCTTATCAGTACTTTGCGTGAAGCAAATTTTAACAAAATCAATGATTTATCAAACGTGCGTGTCATTACCGCACAGGCAAGTTTTGTTGATGATAATACCGTTACCCTATCCACAGGCGAGACGGTGCGTGCTGAGCGGATTTTTATCAACACAGGTGCAACCCCCATCATGCCAAACGTGGCAGGCGTGGATGGTGAGCATATTTATGACAGTACAGGGCTGTTAAACTTAGGCGATACGCAAAAAACCACCCCCAAGCGATTGGTCATCGTGGGTGCAGGATTCATCGCTCTTGAATTTGCCTTTATGTATCACGCCTTTGGCAGTCAAGTAAGCATTGTTGAGCGGTCGGAGGAGTTTTTAGCAAACGTTGATGATGATGTGCGTGAAATTGTCCTTGATTTGTTAGATGAGCGTGGTATTGAGTTGCATTTGGGGCAAGACGTCCAAGAGTTTAGACATCAAGATACCCACACTCAGGTCATCACTGACAAACTGACCCTAGATGCTGATGCCGTGCTTATTGCCATTGGCAGACAGCCCAACACAAACAGTCTAAACCTACAAAACACAAGCGTGCAATTAGATGAGCGTGGTTATGTGGTGTGTGATGATAAACTAAAAGCCACAAACAATATTTGGGCCATGGGCGATGTTGCAGGCTCACCACAATTTACTTATATCTCGCTTGATGATTATCGCATTGTGGCAGATGATTTGTTTGGCAGTGGCACACGCCAAAGAGCTGACCGCAATATCTTCCCAACCAGCGTCTTTATCACACCGCCTTTATCACAAATTGGCATGAGTGAAAAACAAGCCCAAGCAAGTGGTAAAAATTATCAAGTAGCAACCTTAGCCGCCCAAAACATTGTTAAAGCCAAAATGACAGGCAACACCAAAGGTTTATTAAAAGCGGTTGTGGATAAAGACACCAATGAGATTTTGGGTGTTACGCTGTTTTGTGATGACAGCCATGAGATTATCAACTTATTTAAACTGGCAATGGATAATGGTGTTAAAGCAGATTATTTTAAAGGACAGATTTTTACGCATCCAACCATGAGCGAATCATTAAATGATTTATTTGCTCAATTTTAA
- a CDS encoding zf-HC2 domain-containing protein, with the protein MKRFKNCQKMTELMSLSQDEPLTLSQKMMVRFHLLMCPECARFDKNNEILKMMIKQHKNLNDDLS; encoded by the coding sequence ATGAAACGATTTAAAAATTGCCAAAAAATGACTGAGCTTATGAGTTTATCACAAGATGAACCATTGACTTTGTCACAAAAAATGATGGTGAGATTTCATCTTTTGATGTGTCCTGAATGTGCCAGATTTGATAAAAATAATGAAATATTAAAAATGATGATAAAACAGCATAAAAATTTGAATGATGATTTATCATGA
- the dcm gene encoding DNA (cytosine-5-)-methyltransferase, with product MTNLSLFDEQIPNQQSYIHSNKKISSIELFAGAGGLALGLEKAGFEAVLFNEVDKHACQTLRQNRPNWHILEQDISTVDFRPYRDKVDFLSGGFPCQAFSYAGKGEGFNDIRGTMFFEFARAIKEINPKVILGENVKGLLNHDKGRTLATIKQTLTELGYRVIEPKVLNAVNFRVPQKRERIFIVGVREDLADKVDFVWPTPYHRPMTMTDALKAGELFDCDVPMSDGQIYPEHKRSVLDLVPQGGCWRDLPDEVARAYMKKSYFLGGGRTGMARRLGWHEPSLTLTCSPAQNQTERCHPDETRPLRVREYARIQTFPDDWQFAGSLSQQYKQIGNAVPVNLAYAMGVQLRQLLLQIMD from the coding sequence ATGACAAATTTATCATTATTTGATGAGCAAATACCAAATCAACAATCCTATATTCATTCTAATAAAAAAATTAGTAGCATTGAATTATTTGCAGGGGCGGGCGGATTGGCTTTGGGTCTTGAAAAAGCAGGATTTGAAGCGGTGTTATTTAATGAAGTGGATAAACATGCTTGCCAAACATTACGCCAAAATCGCCCTAATTGGCATATTTTAGAACAGGATATTTCTACGGTGGATTTTCGTCCTTATCGTGATAAGGTTGATTTTTTATCGGGTGGATTTCCTTGTCAGGCATTTTCTTATGCAGGAAAAGGCGAAGGCTTTAATGACATTCGAGGGACGATGTTTTTTGAATTTGCCCGTGCCATAAAAGAGATTAACCCTAAGGTTATTTTGGGCGAGAACGTCAAGGGTCTGTTAAATCATGATAAAGGCAGAACGCTTGCAACCATTAAACAGACACTCACAGAATTAGGTTATCGTGTGATTGAGCCAAAAGTATTAAATGCTGTTAATTTTCGTGTGCCACAAAAAAGAGAGCGGATTTTTATTGTGGGTGTTCGTGAAGATTTGGCGGATAAGGTGGATTTTGTGTGGCCTACGCCTTATCATCGCCCCATGACCATGACGGACGCTTTAAAAGCAGGTGAACTGTTTGATTGTGATGTGCCGATGTCGGACGGACAAATTTATCCAGAACACAAAAGATCGGTGTTAGACCTTGTGCCACAAGGGGGCTGTTGGCGTGATTTGCCTGATGAAGTGGCTCGTGCTTACATGAAAAAAAGCTATTTTTTGGGCGGTGGGCGTACAGGCATGGCAAGGCGTTTGGGTTGGCATGAGCCGAGTTTGACTTTGACGTGTTCGCCCGCCCAAAACCAAACCGAACGTTGCCACCCTGACGAAACCCGTCCGCTTAGGGTGCGTGAGTATGCTCGCATACAAACTTTCCCTGATGATTGGCAGTTTGCAGGTTCATTGTCTCAGCAGTACAAACAAATCGGCAATGCCGTTCCTGTGAATTTGGCATATGCCATGGGCGTGCAATTGCGACAGTTGTTATTACAAATCATGGATTAA
- a CDS encoding aminotransferase class IV translates to MLFETLAINNGDILNLDYHNERFKQGQLFLHCQTMIDDIADIINISDEFNNKFIRCRVTYDNYNIKVEYFDYTPKSIQSFKIIECDSIDYAYKYDDRALLNQLLSQKGDCDEIIIIKNGLVTDCSIGNLLFLKDNHWYTPDTPLLKGTQRAYLLDTQKVHLANIDKNNIWQYEKVMMINALNAFDENRAILIKNIKE, encoded by the coding sequence ATGCTTTTTGAGACGCTTGCCATAAATAACGGTGATATTTTAAATCTGGATTATCATAATGAGCGATTTAAACAGGGGCAGTTATTTTTACATTGCCAAACGATGATTGATGATATTGCCGATATTATTAACATTTCTGATGAATTTAATAATAAATTTATCCGTTGCCGTGTTACTTATGATAACTATAACATAAAAGTAGAGTATTTTGATTATACCCCAAAATCCATTCAATCTTTTAAAATAATAGAATGCGATAGTATAGATTATGCTTATAAATATGATGATAGGGCTTTATTAAATCAGTTATTATCGCAAAAGGGCGATTGTGATGAAATTATTATTATAAAAAATGGATTAGTTACAGATTGTTCTATTGGCAATTTATTATTTTTAAAAGATAATCATTGGTACACGCCCGATACACCATTATTGAAAGGTACTCAGCGAGCGTATTTATTGGACACTCAAAAAGTTCATTTGGCAAATATTGATAAAAATAACATTTGGCAATACGAAAAAGTGATGATGATAAATGCCTTAAATGCGTTTGATGAAAATAGGGCGATATTAATTAAAAATATTAAGGAATGA
- a CDS encoding putative DNA-binding domain-containing protein, protein MTDKAPNLRSFQREFGDYIRKQKHDDGDTVPSRVGQLYQHLIYNNISGFINQCFPITHKIIEVHFGASLWQNLIKDFIKHGDMTSPYFSEINEQFVGYLTDDVLNKFSLPLYLSQFVHYEWVELYVDNLPNDSPKPVFIHQNEPIIINHTAQILYYEWMVQDISVSFLPNKKQPTFLVVCRQCMDNVFKTAFMAIDQLTFIILTFIQEKQKQGVCYQNTDELLLQLQKTFELNDEILNDIKSSFDDLLNTMLDNQIFYKR, encoded by the coding sequence ATGACAGATAAAGCACCCAATTTACGCAGCTTTCAGCGTGAATTTGGTGATTATATTAGAAAGCAAAAACACGATGATGGCGATACCGTGCCTTCTCGTGTTGGGCAGTTATACCAACATTTGATTTATAATAACATCTCTGGCTTTATAAACCAATGCTTTCCCATTACTCATAAAATCATTGAAGTGCATTTTGGTGCATCGCTTTGGCAAAATCTCATCAAAGATTTTATAAAACATGGTGATATGACAAGTCCGTATTTTAGTGAAATTAATGAGCAGTTTGTTGGTTATTTGACAGATGATGTTTTGAATAAATTTTCCTTGCCACTTTATTTATCTCAATTTGTTCATTATGAATGGGTGGAGCTGTATGTGGATAATCTGCCCAATGACAGCCCTAAGCCTGTTTTTATTCATCAAAATGAACCTATTATCATCAATCATACCGCCCAGATTTTGTATTATGAATGGATGGTACAAGACATTAGCGTGTCATTTTTACCCAATAAAAAACAGCCGACGTTTTTGGTGGTATGTCGTCAATGTATGGATAATGTCTTTAAAACCGCATTTATGGCAATTGACCAACTGACATTTATCATATTGACCTTTATTCAAGAAAAGCAAAAGCAAGGCGTGTGTTATCAAAATACCGATGAATTATTATTACAACTACAAAAAACCTTTGAATTAAATGATGAGATTTTAAATGATATAAAATCATCATTTGATGACTTGTTAAATACCATGCTAGACAACCAAATTTTTTATAAAAGATAA
- a CDS encoding DUF692 domain-containing protein, producing MTDNKSPHGAGLGFRRELLPQMSLDDVNAIYQLSHIDFFEVSPENWINSQGMMGGRFESILRAYTERFSFICHGLSLSIGSSKELDITHVNNIKTFMKSHGMNLFTEHLSWCGDDKGHLYDLLPIPCTQEAVFWVADRIKKVQDILGSQIGIENASYYYLPSQSQMPDSEFISAVIKEADCLLHLDVNNIFVNSQNFGFDPHQYLRELPLERTCYLHVAGHYVDDDGLIVDTHGDGVVERVWALLNDAYELIFAKTGKTADKIPTCLERDFNFPKLSELTREVKFIREIQQIHKNNTVTKLA from the coding sequence ATGACAGATAACAAATCACCACATGGGGCAGGGCTTGGCTTTCGCCGTGAATTATTACCGCAAATGTCTCTTGATGATGTCAATGCCATTTATCAATTAAGCCATATTGATTTTTTTGAGGTCTCGCCTGAAAATTGGATAAATTCCCAAGGTATGATGGGCGGTCGTTTTGAAAGTATCTTACGTGCTTATACCGAACGGTTTTCATTCATCTGTCATGGACTTTCTTTATCTATTGGCAGTTCAAAAGAATTGGACATTACTCATGTCAATAATATCAAAACATTCATGAAATCACACGGCATGAATTTATTCACCGAGCATCTGTCTTGGTGTGGTGATGATAAAGGACATTTGTACGATTTATTGCCCATACCTTGCACCCAAGAAGCGGTATTTTGGGTGGCTGACCGCATAAAAAAAGTACAGGACATTTTAGGCTCTCAAATCGGTATTGAAAATGCCTCATACTATTATCTGCCCTCTCAAAGCCAAATGCCTGACAGTGAATTCATTTCAGCGGTGATAAAAGAGGCGGATTGTTTGTTGCATTTGGATGTGAATAATATTTTTGTCAATAGTCAGAACTTTGGTTTTGACCCACACCAATATTTGCGTGAATTACCCTTAGAGCGGACGTGTTATTTACATGTGGCAGGACATTATGTGGACGATGATGGTCTGATTGTGGATACGCATGGCGATGGCGTGGTAGAGCGTGTTTGGGCATTGCTAAATGATGCTTATGAGTTGATTTTTGCCAAAACGGGCAAAACGGCGGATAAAATTCCAACTTGTTTGGAGCGTGATTTTAACTTTCCAAAACTTAGCGAGCTTACCCGTGAAGTAAAATTTATCCGAGAAATTCAACAAATCCACAAAAATAACACCGTAACTAAATTGGCTTAA
- a CDS encoding rhodanese-like domain-containing protein: protein MKKFTLTIIMGVFGLTACNSFANMSIKDNTTQTQVQTQITPKAKGVWIDVRTPEEYQAGHLTDSINVPVDDITKRIFAIEPNKDSPINLYCRSGRRAEVARTQLLKLGYTNVTNHGGYEDLKQQGYR from the coding sequence ATGAAAAAATTTACTCTGACCATCATCATGGGTGTGTTTGGATTGACAGCATGTAACAGTTTTGCCAACATGTCCATCAAAGACAATACAACCCAAACACAGGTTCAAACACAAATCACACCAAAGGCAAAAGGCGTTTGGATTGATGTTCGCACCCCAGAAGAATATCAAGCGGGTCATTTGACAGATAGCATCAATGTCCCTGTTGATGATATCACCAAACGTATCTTTGCCATTGAACCTAATAAAGACAGTCCCATCAATCTATATTGTCGTAGTGGCAGACGTGCCGAGGTTGCTCGTACGCAACTGCTTAAATTGGGTTATACCAATGTTACCAATCACGGCGGTTATGAAGATTTAAAACAACAAGGCTATCGTTAA
- a CDS encoding RtcB family protein translates to MSIGLILNENGNNGVPVKIFTKDVEQKALNQLYAMSQLQFIHSHIAVMPDVHAGKGATVGSVIPTKSAIIPSAVGVDIGCGMNALRLSIKAEQLPDNLKPARLAIEKHVPVGFEKHKQIMAKMSTLDPLAIRLKKITDKHKGLLKMLNNFDRTWAKQLGTLGGGNHFIELCVDENDDVWIMLHSGSRGIGSCIGEYFISLAKKVNETCFGYIPDRELSYLAQGTPFFDDYIEAVGWAQDYATENRKEMMRLIIKALQSKDAQFPRFTVTKEAINCHHNYVSRERHFGSSVYVTRKGAISAYEGELGIIPGSMGAKSYIVRGRGNSESFCSCSHGAGRKMSRGRAVREFGLADLVSQTDGIECRKDKGVLDEIPQAYKDIDEIMANQTDLVEVVHTLKQVMCIKG, encoded by the coding sequence ATGAGTATCGGACTTATTTTAAATGAAAATGGCAACAATGGCGTGCCTGTCAAAATCTTTACCAAAGACGTGGAACAAAAGGCGTTAAATCAGCTCTACGCGATGAGCCAGTTGCAATTTATCCATAGCCATATCGCCGTCATGCCTGACGTTCATGCGGGCAAGGGGGCGACTGTGGGGAGCGTGATTCCGACCAAATCGGCAATCATTCCGTCTGCGGTGGGCGTGGATATTGGCTGTGGCATGAACGCCCTACGCCTGTCTATCAAGGCAGAGCAGTTGCCCGACAACCTAAAACCTGCCCGCCTTGCCATTGAAAAACACGTCCCTGTCGGCTTTGAAAAGCACAAGCAAATCATGGCAAAAATGAGTACGCTTGACCCGCTTGCCATTCGTCTCAAAAAAATTACCGACAAGCACAAGGGTTTGTTAAAAATGCTCAATAACTTTGACAGAACGTGGGCAAAACAGCTTGGCACGTTGGGCGGTGGCAATCACTTTATTGAGCTGTGCGTGGACGAGAACGATGACGTGTGGATTATGCTCCACTCTGGTTCTCGTGGGATTGGCTCGTGTATTGGCGAGTATTTTATCAGTCTTGCCAAAAAGGTGAATGAGACGTGTTTTGGTTATATTCCTGACCGTGAGCTGTCGTATTTGGCGCAGGGTACGCCGTTTTTTGACGATTATATTGAGGCGGTGGGCTGGGCTCAGGACTATGCGACCGAAAACCGCAAGGAGATGATGAGACTCATTATCAAAGCCTTACAAAGCAAAGACGCACAATTTCCCCGCTTTACCGTAACCAAAGAGGCGATAAACTGTCATCACAACTATGTCAGCCGTGAGAGGCATTTTGGCAGTTCGGTCTATGTAACTCGCAAGGGGGCGATTAGTGCCTATGAGGGTGAGCTTGGCATTATCCCTGGCTCTATGGGGGCGAAATCCTATATCGTGCGTGGGCGTGGCAATAGCGAGAGTTTTTGTTCGTGTTCGCATGGGGCAGGGCGAAAAATGAGCAGGGGGCGTGCGGTGCGTGAGTTTGGCTTGGCGGATTTGGTGAGCCAAACGGACGGTATCGAATGCCGTAAAGATAAGGGCGTGCTGGACGAAATTCCACAGGCGTATAAAGATATTGATGAGATCATGGCAAACCAAACCGATTTGGTGGAGGTTGTGCATACCTTAAAGCAGGTGATGTGTATTAAGGGGTGA
- a CDS encoding Eco47II family restriction endonuclease, with amino-acid sequence MNYGLSFISDDDLYHHVKNTVLKYRFQIDFKKLNKNLIDPIKLTFDSAIYQGGFDNGALSVILDNEISRQMDKSNTNHIGYFHQNIFNFIGKENGWSVPSQGFDVENSSLQIYVEMKNKHNTMNSSSSAKTYMRMQHKILQEPNATCMLVEIIAKNSQNIAWQCSVDNQSMKQEQIRRVSIDKFYELVTGNANAFAQLCQILPNVIQDVLANEKTQIIENTVLSDIQEQNIEHILTSLYLITFKKYQGFDNFHLGLS; translated from the coding sequence ATGAATTACGGGTTGTCATTTATTAGTGATGATGATTTATATCATCATGTCAAAAATACGGTATTAAAATACCGTTTTCAAATTGATTTTAAAAAATTAAATAAAAACTTAATTGACCCAATTAAATTAACATTTGACAGTGCCATTTATCAAGGCGGTTTTGATAATGGGGCATTGTCTGTTATTTTGGATAATGAAATTAGCCGTCAAATGGATAAATCCAATACCAATCATATCGGTTATTTTCATCAAAATATTTTTAATTTTATTGGTAAAGAAAACGGTTGGTCTGTTCCTAGTCAAGGGTTTGATGTTGAAAATTCATCTTTACAAATCTATGTAGAGATGAAAAATAAACACAACACCATGAACAGTTCATCATCGGCAAAAACATATATGCGAATGCAACACAAGATTTTGCAAGAGCCAAATGCCACTTGTATGCTTGTGGAGATTATCGCCAAAAATAGCCAAAATATCGCATGGCAATGCTCGGTGGATAATCAATCCATGAAACAAGAACAAATTCGCCGAGTGTCTATTGATAAGTTTTATGAATTGGTAACAGGTAACGCTAATGCCTTTGCTCAATTATGCCAAATATTGCCAAACGTTATCCAAGATGTATTGGCAAATGAAAAAACACAAATCATTGAAAATACGGTGTTATCAGACATACAAGAACAAAACATTGAGCATATTCTAACCAGTTTGTATTTAATCACATTTAAAAAATATCAAGGATTTGATAACTTTCATTTGGGGTTATCATGA
- a CDS encoding sigma-70 family RNA polymerase sigma factor, with translation MHQINLHHFDKKSMDEIYQAMFSFAYNQLNHEQHAKDVVQDTLVNALKYADSFQGKSAFKTWVFAILKNKIADFIRQNKHYVTISEMSENDDDEFLSMLFDDIGRWQHGSSPNGFDNCWTSPHETAENYEFWQVLELCLQNLPKEQAQVFLMKEYIELGSDEICQNLNITRQNLYVLLHRARLRLQMCLSVKWFV, from the coding sequence ATGCACCAAATCAATTTACACCACTTTGATAAAAAAAGCATGGATGAGATATATCAAGCCATGTTTTCTTTTGCGTACAATCAGTTAAATCATGAACAACACGCCAAAGATGTGGTACAAGATACTTTGGTGAATGCCTTAAAATATGCCGATAGTTTTCAAGGAAAGTCCGCCTTTAAAACGTGGGTATTTGCCATTTTGAAAAATAAAATTGCCGACTTTATTCGCCAAAATAAACATTATGTAACCATCAGCGAGATGAGTGAAAATGACGATGATGAATTTTTATCCATGCTGTTTGATGATATTGGACGTTGGCAACATGGTTCATCACCAAATGGTTTTGATAATTGCTGGACAAGTCCGCATGAAACTGCTGAGAATTATGAATTTTGGCAAGTATTGGAATTATGTTTACAAAATTTGCCAAAAGAGCAGGCACAGGTTTTTTTAATGAAGGAATATATAGAATTGGGCAGTGATGAGATTTGCCAAAATTTAAACATTACTCGCCAAAATTTATATGTGTTATTACATAGAGCCAGATTAAGATTGCAAATGTGTTTATCGGTAAAATGGTTTGTTTAG
- a CDS encoding DoxX family protein, translating to MMNKYVAYYDKLVLSLKKIDFLPLLAIRLYLAPIFIMAGLTKYRSFYDTVAWFGNGDWGLGLPFASFWVVVVIIAELIGGVALLLGVATRLFGLLLAITMAFAMLLVHLKNGWHAIAPTNPTTNIAQLFGRYGQASLDNSIQAGERLNKAREILQSYGNYDWLTETGNFVILNNGVEFGMTYFIMLLVLIIYGAGRIISVDFWLNKSLPMLK from the coding sequence ATGATGAATAAATATGTTGCTTATTATGACAAATTGGTTTTGTCTTTGAAAAAAATAGACTTTTTGCCACTACTAGCAATACGTTTGTATCTTGCTCCGATTTTTATCATGGCAGGGCTGACCAAATACCGCTCATTTTATGATACAGTGGCGTGGTTTGGTAATGGTGATTGGGGGCTTGGTTTGCCTTTTGCATCCTTTTGGGTGGTCGTGGTCATTATTGCCGAATTGATTGGCGGTGTGGCATTGTTATTAGGGGTGGCAACACGTTTATTTGGTCTATTATTGGCAATCACCATGGCATTTGCCATGTTATTGGTGCATTTAAAAAATGGTTGGCATGCCATCGCTCCAACGAATCCAACGACAAACATCGCCCAATTATTTGGCAGGTATGGGCAGGCAAGTTTGGATAATTCCATACAAGCAGGTGAGCGATTAAATAAGGCTCGTGAAATTTTACAATCCTATGGTAATTATGACTGGCTTACCGAAACGGGGAATTTTGTGATTTTAAATAATGGCGTAGAATTTGGCATGACGTATTTTATTATGTTGCTTGTGCTGATTATTTATGGGGCGGGGCGTATTATCAGTGTGGATTTTTGGCTAAATAAAAGTCTGCCAATGTTAAAATAA
- a CDS encoding low-complexity protein: protein MSNLNRKITGLAVATLLATGLSACKEEKVQAQPLAQGYQNADTAQPNQAVVSDTKTAEGKCGEGKTAEGKCGEGKCGEGKCGEGKCGATNADKSASASCGASTDKNANASCGGSK, encoded by the coding sequence ATGTCAAATCTTAACCGTAAAATCACAGGCCTTGCAGTAGCAACCTTACTGGCGACAGGGCTGAGTGCTTGCAAAGAGGAAAAAGTGCAAGCACAGCCACTGGCACAAGGCTATCAAAATGCTGATACCGCCCAGCCTAATCAAGCAGTCGTCTCCGACACCAAAACCGCCGAAGGCAAATGTGGTGAGGGCAAAACCGCCGAAGGCAAATGTGGTGAGGGCAAATGTGGTGAGGGCAAATGTGGTGAGGGCAAATGTGGTGCGACCAATGCTGACAAATCAGCATCTGCCAGTTGTGGAGCAAGTACTGATAAAAACGCCAATGCCAGTTGTGGCGGTTCAAAATAA
- a CDS encoding metallophosphoesterase, which translates to MLRLAIFADIHGKFLLPFKLVNYYQTLTGKAIDAIIQCGDMGAFPDKNNMDKATLRHARHDRDELGFMDNFVKMDNDIAKFLNTLNIPMYAVRGNHEDHDFLDNLEHNSDKNSPYFHIDCYQKIRVLKTGFPLILTNDTDSISLLGIGRIGDRKGRDNKTFIQNYEREQLKKLYKTCGDIDILITHDKPSESIRGYGSSDVADALDNIAFCYLFMDIRVSLIMKHLLIMALPNQ; encoded by the coding sequence ATGCTAAGATTGGCAATTTTTGCGGACATTCATGGCAAATTTTTATTGCCATTTAAACTAGTGAATTATTACCAAACCCTGACAGGGAAAGCGATTGACGCCATTATCCAATGTGGCGACATGGGAGCATTTCCCGACAAAAACAACATGGATAAAGCGACATTAAGACACGCCAGACATGACAGAGATGAGCTGGGTTTTATGGATAATTTTGTCAAAATGGATAATGACATTGCCAAATTTTTAAATACGCTTAATATCCCCATGTATGCCGTGCGTGGCAATCACGAAGACCATGATTTTTTGGATAATTTAGAACATAACAGCGATAAAAATTCGCCTTATTTTCATATTGATTGTTATCAAAAAATTCGGGTATTAAAAACAGGCTTTCCGCTCATATTAACCAATGATACCGACAGCATTAGCCTATTGGGGATTGGGCGAATTGGCGACAGAAAAGGGCGAGATAATAAAACATTTATCCAAAACTACGAACGAGAACAATTAAAAAAGCTCTATAAAACTTGTGGCGATATAGATATTTTAATCACTCATGACAAACCAAGCGAGAGCATTCGTGGTTATGGTTCATCTGACGTGGCAGACGCATTGGATAATATCGCTTTTTGTTATCTTTTTATGGACATACGGGTGAGCCTTATCATGAAACACTTGCTGATAATGGCATTACCCAATCAATAA
- a CDS encoding DUF2892 domain-containing protein, whose protein sequence is MKINVGKPDKIVRIVLGVVIIGVGAYFGSWWAIVGLVPLLTGFMNFCPIYHLLGISTCKYHANKNLNK, encoded by the coding sequence ATGAAAATTAATGTTGGCAAACCCGATAAAATCGTGCGAATTGTTTTGGGTGTCGTTATTATTGGTGTGGGTGCTTATTTTGGTTCGTGGTGGGCAATCGTTGGGCTTGTGCCTTTATTGACAGGCTTTATGAATTTTTGCCCCATTTATCATCTTTTGGGCATCAGCACCTGTAAATACCATGCTAATAAAAACCTCAATAAGTAA